The proteins below come from a single Oncorhynchus gorbuscha isolate QuinsamMale2020 ecotype Even-year linkage group LG12, OgorEven_v1.0, whole genome shotgun sequence genomic window:
- the LOC123990974 gene encoding ubiquitin-like protein FUBI — MQLFLRAQNTHTLEVTGQETVRDLKVHVQSLEGLLVEDQVLLLAGSPLEDASSLVECGISEHCTLEVAGRLLGGKVHGSLARAGKVRGQTPKVDKQEKKKKKTGRAKRRIQYNRRFVNVVPTFGKKKGPNANS; from the exons ATGCAGCTCTTCTTGCGTGCCCAGAACACTCACACCCTTGAGGTGACAGGACAGGAGACTGTCCGAGATCTCAAG GTCCATGTCCAGAGTCTGGAGGGTCTCCTAGTGGAGGACCAGGTGTTGTTGCTGGCCGGCTCCCCCCTGGAGGATGCTTCCTCTCTGGTGGAATGTGGCATCTCTGAGCACTGCACCCTGGAGGTGGCTGGCAGACTGCTAGGAG GAAAGGTCCATGGCTCCCTGGCCCGTGCCGGTAAAGTGAGGGGACAGACACCCAAG GTTGAcaaacaggagaagaagaaaaagaagactGGTCGTGCCAAGCGCCGCATCCAGTACAACAGGCGCTTCGTCAATGTTGTGCCCACCTTCGGCAAGAAGAAGGGCCCCAACGCCAACTCCTAA